In the Geobacter sp. FeAm09 genome, one interval contains:
- a CDS encoding GNAT family N-acetyltransferase — protein MKIQTVTMEHRPKVYALLRRAFPGSDHEATLVEKLHAHGRTVHEWVCIHTNKVIAYVAFTSAYHGNEICGLHLAPLAVAPDFQKQGVGSELLRFALRQEAVKSRPLFVLGEPGYYSRFGFEPCNMPICPFDTGNAHFLSMRNNAATSFVVGYEPEFSVAAVPPRLHGKKRRTR, from the coding sequence ATGAAAATACAAACCGTGACCATGGAACACCGGCCCAAGGTCTACGCCCTGCTGCGCCGCGCCTTTCCCGGCAGCGACCATGAAGCCACGCTGGTGGAGAAACTCCACGCGCATGGCAGGACCGTGCACGAATGGGTCTGCATCCATACCAACAAGGTTATCGCCTACGTCGCCTTTACCTCTGCCTATCACGGCAATGAAATCTGCGGCCTGCACCTGGCCCCTCTGGCCGTGGCGCCCGATTTCCAAAAGCAGGGGGTGGGTTCGGAGCTGCTCAGGTTCGCCCTGCGCCAGGAGGCGGTCAAAAGCCGGCCCCTGTTTGTCCTGGGCGAGCCGGGCTACTACAGCCGGTTCGGCTTCGAGCCGTGTAATATGCCCATCTGCCCGTTCGATACCGGCAACGCCCATTTCCTGAGCATGCGGAATAACGCCGCCACCAGTTTTGTGGTGGGCTACGAGCCCGAGTTCAGCGTCGCCGCCGTACCGCCCCGTCTCCACGGGAAGAAGCGCCGGACACGGTGA
- a CDS encoding mechanosensitive ion channel family protein, which translates to MTDSTLVKKAAVATSPELTDKVIFYFVDHGMQILTAIALMGVGVFIARWAGNLIHRWLKSRAYDEPVSNLIVKVVKLLIIGLIGIMSLGQMGVQVTPLIAGIGVAGVGVSLAMQGLLGNLVAGLTIIFAKPFTIGDYIELLGVYGQVTDIALFSTTLLHTDHSRVIVPNRKIVGEILHNYGTIRQLDLTVAVGYGADITLALSLVDAILRQHPGVLREPAPVVGVAALTESSVVLAIKPWVKVEDFVPAQAVIYQTVIEAFREKKIETPVPRRDVRFLNPPP; encoded by the coding sequence ATGACAGACAGCACACTGGTAAAAAAGGCGGCCGTGGCGACCTCGCCGGAACTGACCGACAAGGTGATTTTCTATTTCGTCGACCACGGGATGCAGATCCTCACCGCCATCGCCCTCATGGGCGTCGGCGTGTTTATCGCCCGCTGGGCAGGCAACCTCATCCACCGTTGGCTGAAGTCAAGGGCCTATGACGAGCCGGTGAGCAACCTCATCGTCAAGGTGGTCAAGCTCCTGATCATAGGGTTAATAGGGATTATGTCCCTTGGCCAGATGGGGGTGCAGGTAACGCCGCTCATCGCCGGGATCGGCGTGGCCGGGGTCGGCGTCAGCCTTGCCATGCAGGGGCTCCTGGGGAACCTTGTGGCCGGGCTGACGATCATCTTCGCGAAGCCGTTCACCATCGGCGACTATATCGAGCTGCTGGGGGTCTACGGCCAGGTAACCGACATCGCCCTGTTTTCCACCACCCTGCTCCATACGGACCATTCCCGCGTCATCGTCCCCAACCGGAAGATCGTGGGGGAGATCCTCCACAACTACGGCACGATTCGCCAGCTTGATCTGACGGTGGCCGTAGGGTACGGTGCGGACATTACCCTGGCGCTTTCGCTCGTGGACGCCATCCTCCGGCAGCATCCCGGCGTCCTGCGGGAGCCCGCCCCCGTTGTCGGCGTGGCCGCCCTCACTGAATCGTCCGTCGTCCTGGCCATCAAGCCGTGGGTGAAGGTCGAGGATTTCGTTCCCGCCCAGGCGGTGATCTACCAGACCGTCATCGAAGCCTTCCGGGAGAAGAAGATCGAGACCCCGGTTCCCCGCCGCGACGTCCGTTTCCTGAATCCCCCTCCCTGA
- a CDS encoding pseudouridine synthase, translated as MGISTHPSVVTMPPAERPYPSILAFLCGRFPAIPREVWEERIREGKVIGEGGHPITLDAEYAPLRRIFYFREVAAEPVIPFAEKILFRDDHLLVACKPHFLPVTPGGRYVDECLLNRLRKSTGIEELAPLHRIDRETAGLVLFSVNRESRGLYSRLFPNGLVEKSYQALAVCPPLQEPGTWDVVNRIERGEPWFRMKTVPGTANARSVIHLVEVRGGVARFVLHPHTGKTHQLRLHMSGLGFGILNDRYYPELQPEGEDNFATPLQLVARRLRFRDPLSGRDREFVSGRTLSW; from the coding sequence ATGGGGATTTCCACACATCCTTCCGTCGTGACCATGCCGCCGGCCGAGAGGCCGTATCCCTCCATCCTCGCTTTCCTGTGCGGGAGATTCCCCGCTATCCCCCGGGAGGTCTGGGAAGAGCGGATCAGGGAAGGCAAGGTCATCGGCGAAGGGGGGCACCCCATAACCCTGGACGCGGAATACGCCCCCCTGCGGCGGATCTTCTATTTTCGCGAGGTCGCCGCCGAGCCGGTCATCCCCTTTGCCGAAAAGATCCTGTTTCGGGACGACCATCTCCTGGTCGCCTGCAAGCCCCATTTCCTGCCCGTGACCCCCGGTGGACGGTATGTGGACGAATGCCTGCTGAACCGCCTGCGCAAAAGCACCGGGATCGAGGAGTTGGCGCCGCTGCACCGCATCGACCGGGAAACGGCCGGCCTGGTGCTTTTTTCCGTCAACCGGGAGAGCAGGGGGCTCTATAGCCGGCTGTTCCCGAATGGCCTCGTCGAAAAGAGCTACCAGGCCCTGGCGGTGTGCCCGCCGCTCCAGGAGCCGGGGACGTGGGACGTGGTGAACAGGATCGAACGGGGTGAGCCGTGGTTTCGGATGAAGACGGTGCCCGGCACCGCCAATGCCCGCTCCGTCATCCATCTGGTGGAGGTCAGGGGGGGCGTGGCCCGCTTCGTCCTGCACCCGCACACCGGCAAGACCCATCAGTTGCGGCTCCATATGAGCGGTCTCGGTTTCGGGATCCTCAACGACCGGTACTACCCCGAGCTGCAGCCCGAGGGAGAGGACAACTTCGCCACCCCGCTCCAGCTTGTCGCCCGAAGGCTGCGCTTCAGGGACCCCCTCAGCGGCCGGGACCGGGAATTCGTCTCCGGACGCACGCTGTCGTGGTAG
- a CDS encoding YgjV family protein, which produces MEPFSVAQCVGYVAFVLGVTAFFQKIDHRLKFFNGAECLAYAVHFTLLGNLPGAASALISSGRSFLAIKIRSPLLAVVIIGLNMAVGLTLAKSGVGWFPVGASSIATLAVFTMRGIPMRLALLVSTFLWLANNIICGSIGGTLLETIIAIVNGSTMVRILRSPERDLAGAGGAVGRAE; this is translated from the coding sequence ATGGAACCGTTTTCCGTAGCCCAATGCGTCGGGTATGTTGCCTTCGTTCTCGGGGTGACGGCCTTTTTTCAAAAGATCGATCACCGCCTGAAGTTCTTCAACGGAGCGGAATGCCTCGCTTACGCGGTGCATTTCACGCTTCTGGGAAACCTCCCCGGCGCGGCCAGCGCCCTCATATCCAGCGGGCGCTCGTTCCTCGCCATAAAGATCCGTTCCCCCCTGCTGGCCGTGGTGATCATCGGCCTCAACATGGCCGTCGGGCTCACCCTGGCCAAAAGCGGGGTCGGCTGGTTTCCCGTGGGCGCCTCGAGCATCGCCACCCTGGCGGTCTTCACCATGCGGGGAATCCCCATGCGCCTGGCCCTGCTGGTCAGCACGTTCCTCTGGCTGGCCAACAACATCATCTGCGGCTCCATCGGCGGCACGCTCCTGGAAACGATCATCGCCATCGTCAACGGTTCGACCATGGTCCGCATTCTCAGGTCGCCCGAACGGGACCTTGCCGGGGCCGGCGGCGCGGTGGGCAGGGCGGAATGA